Proteins encoded by one window of Ruminococcaceae bacterium R-25:
- a CDS encoding ABC-2 family transporter: protein MGTLLKWEMKQTFASKSFWIIGGALVTLPALMLFAALSFASEFTGYDAFLEGLNNYNAFVIFLIGVFAGIHVTGAFEGRKIQSAVMAGNSRFNILLAKFISYATAVAIYSVISMVITTALSFAMGGVTGLDGSFARMIIARAAVFTVVEIAYAATCFFASMFIRHQGGAIGLNTGLMLMSNVGAQILLNFDWAEKFVRLTPAGQSMFIIADMSNSNIAMALATSVVAIAAVIALSYVKFRREELK from the coding sequence ATGGGTACTTTATTAAAGTGGGAGATGAAGCAGACATTCGCTTCAAAATCATTCTGGATAATCGGCGGAGCACTTGTGACGCTTCCCGCACTGATGCTTTTTGCAGCACTCTCATTCGCAAGCGAGTTTACAGGTTATGACGCTTTCCTTGAAGGATTGAATAACTACAATGCATTCGTTATCTTCCTGATCGGTGTTTTCGCCGGCATACATGTAACAGGCGCGTTTGAAGGACGTAAGATCCAGTCGGCAGTCATGGCAGGCAACAGCAGATTCAATATTCTCCTGGCAAAGTTCATCTCATACGCAACCGCAGTCGCTATTTACAGCGTTATCTCAATGGTTATCACCACAGCATTAAGCTTCGCAATGGGCGGTGTTACAGGTCTTGACGGAAGCTTTGCAAGAATGATCATCGCAAGAGCAGCCGTATTTACAGTTGTCGAGATCGCTTATGCGGCAACATGCTTCTTCGCATCAATGTTCATCAGACACCAGGGCGGCGCTATCGGCCTTAATACTGGACTTATGTTGATGTCCAATGTCGGAGCACAGATCCTTCTTAACTTCGACTGGGCAGAGAAGTTCGTAAGACTTACACCTGCAGGACAGTCAATGTTCATTATCGCTGACATGAGCAACAGCAACATCGCTATGGCACTTGCAACTTCAGTAGTTGCTATCGCAGCAGTTATCGCTCTTTCTTATGTTAAGTTCAGAAGAGAAGAACTTAAGTAA
- a CDS encoding winged helix family two component transcriptional regulator, which translates to MARILIVEDNEELLNLVADFFEDKGSFEVDTAPDGNRALSLISEKEYDIAILDIMLPSANGFEVCKALRGKSQCPIVFLTALGNEDNILKGYEIGADEYMVKPFSLKVLYAKCLALLSRSEADLRKELVLESGDIKLYPLRMEVEAGGREITLAPKEYFLLKVLMENRGIVLGRDRLLDLVWGYGFDGSDRVVDTHIKKLRKALGTSGDTIRTVIGGGYKVL; encoded by the coding sequence ATGGCCAGGATATTGATAGTTGAAGACAACGAAGAGCTGCTTAATCTTGTCGCTGATTTTTTCGAGGACAAGGGCTCTTTTGAAGTCGACACCGCTCCTGACGGCAATCGTGCACTAAGCCTCATCAGCGAAAAAGAATACGACATCGCTATATTGGACATCATGCTTCCCAGTGCAAACGGATTTGAAGTCTGCAAGGCTCTCAGGGGCAAAAGCCAGTGTCCCATTGTGTTTCTGACAGCTCTCGGAAACGAGGACAACATCCTTAAAGGTTATGAGATCGGCGCCGATGAATATATGGTAAAACCGTTCTCTCTTAAGGTGCTTTATGCCAAGTGCTTAGCGCTACTCAGCAGGTCTGAAGCAGACCTTCGAAAAGAATTAGTGCTCGAATCGGGCGACATAAAACTCTATCCTTTGCGCATGGAAGTTGAAGCCGGCGGACGTGAGATTACGCTCGCTCCCAAAGAATATTTCCTCCTTAAGGTTCTTATGGAGAACAGGGGGATCGTACTTGGAAGAGACAGACTTTTAGACCTTGTGTGGGGTTATGGATTTGACGGATCAGACAGAGTCGTAGACACCCACATCAAGAAGTTAAGAAAAGCTCTGGGAACTTCAGGGGATACGATCAGGACTGTAATCGGAGGAGGATATAAGGTCTTATGA